One genomic window of Kosmotoga olearia TBF 19.5.1 includes the following:
- a CDS encoding transketolase family protein: MTVKIVKNRIPDTEMMRDVYIQNLIELAKKDKNIVVLDADLMHSNATHKFLKEFPDRTINVGVQEANMIGIAGGLSATGKIPFTHTFACFNTRRALDQIYISIAYAQLNAKLIGTDPGITASYNGGTHMPLEDVGIMRGIPNMTIVEPVDNVMMKNILKDITYTYGPFYVRVSRKFPVKIYEEGSTFEIGKGIILRNGKDVTIIASGIMVAEALDAADILEKEGIDARVVNIFTIKPIDRELITLCAEETGAVVTAENHNIHNGLGSAVAEVLVENCPVPMERVGVFDLFGEVGSVDYLKKRFQLTSNDIVKSVKKVLSRKKRCM; this comes from the coding sequence ATGACAGTAAAAATTGTTAAAAATAGAATCCCCGATACTGAGATGATGAGGGACGTTTATATCCAGAATCTCATAGAACTGGCAAAAAAGGATAAAAATATCGTCGTTCTGGATGCCGATTTGATGCATTCGAATGCCACCCACAAATTTCTCAAAGAATTCCCAGACAGAACAATCAACGTAGGTGTTCAGGAAGCTAATATGATAGGTATCGCCGGAGGGCTTTCCGCTACCGGGAAGATTCCTTTCACCCATACTTTCGCCTGTTTCAATACCAGAAGAGCCCTGGATCAGATCTATATTTCGATTGCTTATGCACAACTGAATGCGAAACTGATCGGAACAGATCCAGGAATAACCGCTTCTTACAACGGCGGTACTCATATGCCTTTAGAAGATGTTGGGATAATGCGCGGAATCCCCAACATGACTATTGTTGAACCTGTTGATAACGTCATGATGAAAAACATCCTCAAAGACATAACATACACGTATGGGCCTTTTTACGTCAGGGTTTCCAGAAAGTTCCCGGTGAAGATATACGAAGAAGGTTCCACCTTTGAAATAGGCAAAGGCATCATCTTACGTAATGGAAAAGACGTGACGATAATAGCCTCAGGCATTATGGTGGCTGAAGCTCTCGACGCTGCTGACATCCTTGAAAAAGAAGGTATTGACGCCAGAGTGGTGAACATATTCACCATCAAGCCCATCGACAGAGAACTCATTACTTTATGTGCCGAGGAGACAGGAGCCGTCGTCACCGCAGAAAATCACAACATCCATAACGGTCTTGGTTCCGCTGTTGCTGAGGTTCTTGTAGAAAATTGTCCTGTTCCTATGGAAAGGGTTGGAGTTTTTGATCTCTTCGGCGAAGTCGGAAGTGTTGATTATCTCAAGAAACGATTCCAACTTACTTCCAACGATATAGTTAAAAGCGTAAAGAAAGTACTTTCCAGGAAGAAGAGGTGTATGTAA
- a CDS encoding type II glyceraldehyde-3-phosphate dehydrogenase produces the protein MVKVGVVGYGTIGQRLADGVAFQGDMELVGVADIGPTLPVRALKEKGMPYDFYLAVPENREKLEEAGIPISGTLEELIQKVDIILDATNAGVGAKNKVLYEKYGKKAIFQGGEKTSVADVFFHGYANYEKGIGKQFLKLTSCNTTGLIRSVDCLDRVVGIDSVMIHIVRRVADPGDYHRGLTNALKIDPVPNHQAVDLMLIMPHVKATGVLVHTPVTHGHIITVFAKPKKKITREEVLESFRAHPRIRVVRIADGFLGNASLFKYARDLGNPRGDMYEIAIWEETVTIFEDHIIYALNIPQEAVVIPETIDGIRAAMEMQTDRLEAVGLTNKYLKIGG, from the coding sequence ATGGTAAAGGTCGGTGTAGTAGGTTATGGAACCATAGGGCAGAGACTTGCCGATGGAGTAGCATTTCAAGGTGATATGGAGCTTGTGGGGGTTGCCGATATTGGACCCACTCTTCCCGTTAGAGCACTGAAGGAAAAAGGAATGCCCTACGATTTTTATCTTGCTGTACCGGAAAACAGGGAGAAACTTGAAGAAGCCGGAATACCAATTTCCGGGACTCTGGAAGAACTAATCCAGAAGGTCGATATCATTCTTGATGCTACAAATGCCGGTGTTGGCGCAAAGAATAAGGTTCTTTATGAAAAGTACGGGAAAAAAGCCATCTTCCAGGGTGGAGAAAAAACAAGTGTAGCGGATGTTTTCTTCCATGGATATGCCAATTACGAAAAGGGAATCGGTAAACAGTTTTTGAAACTCACATCCTGTAACACAACCGGACTCATTCGCTCTGTTGATTGTCTCGACAGGGTCGTTGGAATAGATAGCGTAATGATCCATATAGTCAGACGTGTAGCTGATCCAGGTGATTATCACAGGGGGCTTACCAATGCCCTTAAAATCGATCCTGTTCCCAATCACCAGGCTGTTGACCTTATGCTGATAATGCCTCATGTAAAAGCTACGGGTGTTCTCGTTCACACACCGGTTACCCACGGACATATAATCACCGTATTTGCCAAACCAAAAAAGAAGATAACCAGAGAGGAAGTCCTCGAAAGTTTCAGAGCCCATCCAAGAATCAGAGTAGTGAGAATCGCGGACGGATTCCTCGGTAACGCATCTCTCTTCAAATACGCCAGAGATCTTGGAAACCCCAGAGGAGATATGTACGAGATAGCGATCTGGGAAGAAACGGTAACGATCTTTGAAGATCACATTATCTACGCCTTGAATATTCCTCAAGAAGCCGTCGTTATCCCTGAGACGATAGATGGTATCAGAGCAGCCATGGAAATGCAAACAGACAGACTTGAGGCTGTTGGGCTCACAAACAAATACTTGAAGATAGGGGGATAG
- the larA gene encoding nickel-dependent lactate racemase, whose amino-acid sequence MIREFSLPYGKRQLPVKLPLAGFAGEFLPIRHVSGKTDEEIIEHALDNPVASKRVEELVKPGQKVVIVTSDMTRPCPSDVMLPPLLTRLNKAGVPDDHITIVIALGLHRKMTDEELRRIVGESVFNRVKVINHDADDVVQVGVTSRGTPVEIFRPVVEADFLICLGNVEFHYFAGFSGGAKAIIPGVASARTIRQNHSHMIEDGAVTANIKNNPVRLDIEEGVKFIGIDFILNVIVDENHKIVAAASGDWIQAHRFLSRRLEETGAIYIDKKVDIAVVSAGGFPKDINLYQAQKAIDNCAGILKKDGIMILLAECPEGYGSETFRQWITSGKKPEELIQDIKNKFVLGGHKAAAIAKVAMKSRIFLVTSEKLANEKLTGIEIFTDADKAISKAFEMKGEKAEYAVFPLGASTLPRVKRGEN is encoded by the coding sequence ATGATACGTGAGTTTTCCCTCCCTTATGGCAAGAGGCAATTACCGGTTAAATTGCCTCTTGCTGGGTTTGCAGGTGAGTTTTTGCCAATAAGGCACGTTTCAGGAAAAACCGATGAAGAAATCATTGAACATGCCCTGGACAATCCTGTTGCTTCTAAAAGGGTGGAGGAACTCGTTAAACCAGGCCAAAAGGTTGTGATAGTAACAAGTGATATGACGCGTCCCTGCCCCAGCGATGTAATGTTACCCCCGCTTTTAACCCGATTGAATAAAGCTGGTGTTCCGGATGATCATATCACTATTGTTATAGCGCTGGGGCTGCACAGAAAAATGACTGATGAAGAGCTCAGAAGAATCGTAGGTGAAAGTGTTTTCAATCGAGTCAAGGTAATCAACCATGATGCCGATGATGTAGTTCAAGTAGGAGTTACCAGCAGAGGTACCCCTGTTGAAATCTTTAGACCCGTTGTTGAAGCAGACTTTCTTATTTGCTTGGGAAACGTTGAATTCCATTATTTTGCTGGGTTCTCTGGTGGTGCCAAAGCTATTATTCCTGGTGTTGCTTCTGCCAGGACAATTCGCCAGAACCATTCTCACATGATCGAGGATGGTGCGGTTACTGCCAATATAAAAAACAATCCCGTAAGGTTAGATATTGAAGAAGGAGTCAAATTCATCGGAATAGATTTCATCTTAAATGTAATCGTTGATGAAAACCACAAAATTGTAGCTGCTGCATCGGGAGACTGGATTCAAGCTCACAGATTTCTTTCCAGAAGACTTGAAGAAACCGGGGCTATCTATATTGACAAAAAGGTGGATATTGCCGTTGTCAGTGCTGGTGGTTTTCCCAAAGATATAAATCTTTACCAGGCACAAAAGGCAATCGATAACTGCGCTGGAATTCTCAAGAAAGATGGAATAATGATCCTGCTGGCAGAATGCCCCGAAGGTTATGGAAGTGAAACTTTCAGACAGTGGATAACTTCCGGAAAAAAACCAGAAGAATTGATACAGGACATAAAAAACAAATTCGTTCTTGGGGGACACAAAGCGGCAGCAATAGCAAAAGTTGCCATGAAATCCAGAATATTCCTGGTAACTTCCGAAAAGTTAGCGAATGAAAAACTTACAGGGATCGAAATTTTTACGGATGCGGATAAGGCAATATCAAAAGCTTTTGAAATGAAAGGTGAGAAGGCTGAGTATGCTGTCTTCCCGCTTGGAGCTTCAACTTTACCGAGAGTTAAGAGAGGTGAGAACTGA
- a CDS encoding LacI family DNA-binding transcriptional regulator, which translates to MRTKDIARIANVSTATVSRVLNGSPNVSEKTRQKVLMAIESLDYTPDLFAKNLAKKRYWEIGIGCTDEVFRGIESRDYQFYLKVIEGIQKYFSRKKCNFTIFSVDSKNLEENIKGKQGFLLVGGGVTKKTIDFFQSIGKPVVLVDQYIYGYEIDCVVSNGFYGEYKLIKYFLDKGYRSIAYLFDTATHFSYEQRRLGYEKAMYEKGYTPLVYPFNEKSNMLEITKRILEEHPEVEAIATCEDRVALKVIECLKALGKRVPDDVGVMGFDDIESAETSDPALTTVNVFKEEMGSLAAKRLFDLLNNEDIRPTQISLFTNIVIRDSVKL; encoded by the coding sequence GTGAGAACAAAAGACATAGCACGAATCGCGAATGTATCAACTGCAACAGTATCCCGCGTTTTAAATGGAAGTCCGAATGTTTCTGAAAAAACCCGACAAAAAGTTTTGATGGCAATAGAATCTCTTGACTACACACCTGACCTTTTTGCAAAAAACCTTGCCAAAAAACGCTATTGGGAGATAGGAATAGGCTGTACTGATGAAGTTTTTAGGGGAATTGAAAGTAGAGATTATCAGTTTTATCTCAAGGTTATTGAGGGAATACAAAAGTACTTTTCCAGGAAAAAATGTAACTTTACCATTTTTTCCGTTGACTCTAAAAATCTCGAAGAAAACATAAAAGGAAAACAGGGGTTTTTGCTGGTCGGTGGAGGCGTTACTAAAAAAACTATTGATTTCTTTCAAAGTATCGGAAAACCCGTCGTTCTCGTTGACCAATATATTTATGGTTATGAAATTGATTGTGTTGTTTCCAATGGTTTCTATGGTGAGTACAAGTTAATAAAGTACTTTCTGGATAAAGGTTATCGTTCAATAGCTTATCTATTCGATACTGCCACCCACTTCAGCTATGAACAAAGAAGGCTCGGTTACGAAAAAGCTATGTACGAAAAAGGTTACACTCCTCTGGTTTATCCATTCAACGAAAAAAGCAACATGCTGGAAATCACAAAGAGAATCCTTGAAGAACACCCTGAAGTCGAAGCGATCGCTACCTGTGAAGACAGGGTTGCTCTTAAAGTAATTGAATGTTTGAAGGCTTTGGGAAAACGTGTTCCAGATGATGTGGGAGTAATGGGTTTTGACGATATAGAATCCGCAGAAACATCAGATCCTGCTTTGACAACGGTCAATGTCTTCAAAGAAGAAATGGGCTCTCTTGCTGCCAAAAGGCTTTTTGACCTGTTGAACAACGAAGACATAAGGCCTACACAGATATCGTTGTTTACCAACATTGTTATTCGAGACAGCGTGAAACTATAA
- a CDS encoding MoaD/ThiS family protein, whose product MDVVYGDKKWKFNESMTVKELLEKTGLRRDPVLVMADGRLLSPEDVIHADARVLIINAANGG is encoded by the coding sequence GTGGACGTCGTTTATGGTGATAAGAAGTGGAAATTCAACGAATCCATGACAGTTAAAGAACTTCTGGAAAAGACCGGTTTGAGAAGAGATCCGGTACTTGTTATGGCGGATGGACGTTTGTTAAGTCCGGAAGATGTTATTCATGCAGATGCCAGGGTACTAATAATAAATGCGGCGAATGGAGGTTAG
- a CDS encoding 5-deoxy-glucuronate isomerase, protein MVMFLLKPDGIFQWGYTSITEEGEASGNTMMDFGILRLEAGKTYECSLPKERAFLLLSGNVIFFFNEEKREAKRNSLFDEGPTCLHVPQKTPVKIEAVSDSEIAIVRTTNDKTFPSRLYTPYDVEDEYRGQGTMQETSTRIVRTIFDINNAPDAKLVLGEVVNFPGKWSSYPPHHHPQPEIYHYRFLPEQGFGFAMLGDEVFKVRNGYTVKILNDLSHPQVSAPGYAMYYIWAIRHLDDNPYITPVFEPEHTWVMNKNAPIWTKRGE, encoded by the coding sequence ATGGTGATGTTTCTACTCAAACCAGATGGAATTTTTCAATGGGGATATACGTCAATTACAGAGGAAGGAGAAGCATCTGGAAATACCATGATGGATTTTGGCATCTTGCGTCTCGAAGCTGGTAAAACCTATGAATGTTCCCTTCCGAAAGAACGTGCATTTCTCTTGCTAAGTGGAAATGTTATTTTCTTTTTCAATGAAGAGAAACGAGAAGCAAAAAGAAATTCCCTTTTTGATGAAGGCCCAACGTGTTTGCACGTCCCACAAAAGACTCCCGTGAAGATCGAGGCTGTGAGTGATTCGGAGATCGCGATCGTTCGCACGACTAACGATAAAACTTTTCCATCGCGTTTGTACACCCCATACGATGTAGAAGACGAATACCGCGGGCAGGGTACCATGCAGGAAACCTCAACCCGTATAGTCAGAACTATATTCGACATAAACAACGCACCAGACGCGAAACTGGTTCTTGGCGAGGTTGTGAATTTTCCGGGTAAATGGTCGAGTTACCCGCCACATCACCATCCTCAACCAGAAATCTATCACTACCGTTTCTTACCCGAACAGGGTTTTGGTTTCGCGATGCTTGGAGATGAAGTTTTTAAAGTCAGAAATGGCTACACAGTGAAAATACTAAACGATCTATCACACCCTCAGGTAAGTGCTCCTGGTTATGCAATGTATTACATATGGGCAATTCGCCATCTTGATGATAATCCTTACATAACACCGGTTTTCGAACCAGAACATACATGGGTCATGAACAAGAATGCGCCCATATGGACAAAGAGAGGTGAATGA
- a CDS encoding phosphoglycerate kinase — protein MRELPINTLDDFDFNNKTVILRIDINSPIDPKTKKIVNENRLNKSIPTIKTLMEKGAKIAILAHQGDTLDYHNLIPMNEHAEKLSEKLGKEVKYIDDVAGPAAQEAVKNLKPGEAILLGNVRYLTEEVSTFENVVKLEPHEMLNTYIVRNLAPLADYYVNDAFSAAHRNSPSMVAFEEILPTAAGELLFKEVSALTRVRENPDKPAVFVLGGLKISDAFGMMKEVLENGTADKILTCGVTGIVMQMAMGKKLGKAQEKFIYDRSLDVFIKPAKEYMEKFGDKFLNPVDFAYERDGKRVECSIDDLPIDDVLFMDIGTKTIELYKEEINRAGTIFVNGPAGAYENPIFEKGTREIWNAIADAPGYSVVGGGDSVTAAQKLVENAEKKFGYICTAGGAMVRFLSGKELPLIKALKKAFRKVEK, from the coding sequence ATGAGGGAGCTTCCTATCAATACTCTCGATGATTTCGATTTTAACAACAAGACCGTGATACTGAGAATAGACATAAACTCTCCCATAGATCCAAAAACAAAGAAAATCGTTAACGAAAATAGGCTAAATAAAAGCATTCCAACCATAAAAACTTTGATGGAGAAAGGCGCCAAAATTGCAATTCTTGCCCATCAGGGTGATACACTCGATTATCACAACCTGATACCAATGAACGAACATGCCGAGAAACTTTCCGAAAAACTTGGAAAGGAAGTCAAGTACATCGATGATGTTGCCGGACCTGCCGCTCAGGAAGCTGTTAAAAACTTAAAGCCAGGAGAAGCGATTCTTCTCGGTAATGTTCGCTATCTTACTGAAGAAGTTTCTACCTTTGAAAACGTCGTGAAATTAGAACCTCATGAAATGTTGAATACCTACATAGTAAGAAATCTCGCACCGCTTGCTGATTACTATGTCAACGATGCTTTTTCTGCTGCCCACAGAAATTCTCCTTCTATGGTTGCCTTTGAAGAGATTCTCCCAACTGCTGCTGGAGAACTGCTTTTCAAAGAAGTATCCGCACTAACAAGAGTCAGGGAAAATCCGGATAAACCAGCGGTGTTCGTTCTGGGGGGCCTGAAGATATCAGATGCTTTCGGTATGATGAAGGAAGTTCTCGAAAACGGTACAGCAGACAAAATCCTCACTTGTGGGGTCACCGGTATCGTTATGCAGATGGCGATGGGGAAAAAACTTGGAAAGGCCCAGGAAAAATTCATCTATGACCGGTCACTCGATGTATTCATAAAACCCGCTAAAGAGTATATGGAAAAATTTGGAGACAAATTTCTCAATCCGGTGGACTTCGCTTACGAGAGAGATGGAAAAAGGGTGGAATGTTCGATCGATGATCTCCCAATAGATGATGTGCTTTTCATGGATATTGGAACCAAAACGATAGAGCTTTATAAAGAGGAGATTAATAGAGCTGGTACTATCTTCGTTAATGGTCCAGCTGGTGCCTACGAAAACCCAATCTTTGAAAAGGGAACACGGGAAATCTGGAACGCAATAGCTGATGCTCCTGGTTACAGCGTCGTTGGAGGCGGCGACAGCGTTACAGCCGCCCAAAAACTTGTAGAAAATGCCGAAAAAAAGTTCGGCTACATCTGTACGGCAGGCGGGGCAATGGTTAGATTCCTTTCTGGAAAAGAACTTCCTCTTATAAAAGCTTTGAAAAAAGCTTTTAGGAAGGTTGAAAAATGA
- a CDS encoding HesA/MoeB/ThiF family protein, whose amino-acid sequence MDDTVILTLYERQILVEGIDIEFQQRLTEQVLGVPRIPAERLIVRLLFRSGLLGVSQDYSWDEMKVLSGINSYIFPSSETTVIFENSSEMSVEYDNTNDRVTVKSPANISDIAAVILASKVFMAFLKKEGTKLSPDIIPDFGRFSIPENKKVMVVGAGGLGSPVIEYLLRWGLKKLVVVDNDWVNVSNLHRQTLYFYEDIGKPKVKVLEKRISRFMQDVEIIGYETTFCGEMLSKEKPDVVVSAVDNFRTRYEINYECYRRYVPFIDAGVSGYEGYVMRHTPEESCYRCFVGDDKKDKEGKKPILPFTSYLGGLLQAYWVSALLNNKKLPQAYWFDLKNMIFSSFEVPKKETCPVCGRNSRGRRLW is encoded by the coding sequence TTGGATGATACGGTTATCCTCACCTTATATGAAAGACAGATTCTGGTAGAAGGTATTGATATTGAATTTCAACAAAGACTCACAGAGCAGGTTTTGGGAGTTCCGAGAATACCTGCCGAAAGGTTGATAGTAAGGTTATTGTTCAGGTCAGGGTTGCTTGGGGTTTCCCAAGACTATTCCTGGGATGAAATGAAAGTTCTTTCGGGGATTAATTCTTATATTTTTCCTTCTTCAGAAACTACGGTTATTTTCGAAAATTCAAGTGAGATGTCAGTTGAGTATGACAACACCAATGATCGGGTTACAGTAAAATCCCCGGCAAATATTTCGGATATAGCCGCGGTAATACTGGCAAGCAAGGTCTTCATGGCTTTTTTGAAGAAGGAAGGCACAAAGCTTTCCCCGGATATAATACCGGATTTTGGCAGATTTTCAATCCCGGAAAACAAAAAGGTAATGGTGGTCGGAGCTGGAGGGCTTGGATCACCGGTAATTGAATATTTGCTCCGTTGGGGATTGAAAAAGCTGGTGGTTGTCGACAATGATTGGGTGAATGTATCCAACCTTCACAGACAGACGTTGTATTTCTACGAAGATATTGGGAAGCCAAAGGTCAAGGTTTTAGAGAAAAGGATTTCCCGTTTCATGCAGGACGTTGAAATCATCGGTTATGAGACAACATTTTGTGGAGAAATGTTGTCAAAAGAGAAACCAGATGTTGTTGTTTCAGCGGTGGATAATTTCAGGACTCGTTATGAAATCAACTATGAGTGTTATCGCAGGTACGTACCTTTTATCGACGCTGGTGTGTCTGGATACGAGGGTTATGTGATGAGACATACACCTGAAGAATCTTGTTACAGATGCTTTGTTGGTGATGATAAAAAGGATAAAGAAGGTAAAAAGCCAATTCTACCATTTACCAGCTATTTGGGTGGACTGCTGCAGGCTTACTGGGTATCTGCATTGTTAAATAATAAGAAATTGCCTCAAGCGTATTGGTTTGATCTGAAGAACATGATTTTCAGTTCTTTTGAGGTTCCAAAAAAGGAAACATGTCCTGTTTGTGGGAGGAATAGCCGTGGACGTCGTTTATGGTGA
- a CDS encoding tartrate dehydrogenase, whose protein sequence is MRKYKIAVIPGDGIGVDVINEGLKILETAKELHGGFDFEYTHLPWGCEYYKKTGRMMPEDGLRILKDHEAIYLGAVGFPGVPDHVSLWGLLLPIRKEFDEYINLRPIKLLKGIQGPLRKGPEDIDFVVVRENVEGEYSGVGGLAYQGTASEIALQTNVFTRFGTERVMRYAFELARKRKKKLISATKSNALNYSMVFWDRVFNEVAKDYQDVQTQVMHVDALSGYFILHPERIDVVVASNLFGDILTDLGSAMQGSIGIAPGANINPERKYPSMFEPVHGSAPDVAGKGIANPIGAIWAASMMLDFLGVPEAAKLIFDAMEAVTEEGKYLTVDLGGNSTTQEVGEAIRNKMRELV, encoded by the coding sequence ATGAGAAAGTACAAAATCGCGGTGATACCGGGTGACGGGATAGGCGTAGATGTTATTAACGAAGGGCTAAAAATCCTCGAAACAGCTAAAGAACTCCACGGTGGCTTTGATTTTGAATACACCCATTTGCCCTGGGGCTGTGAATATTACAAAAAAACCGGAAGAATGATGCCTGAAGACGGTTTGAGAATCCTGAAAGATCATGAGGCTATATATCTTGGTGCTGTCGGATTCCCAGGTGTACCGGATCATGTGTCATTGTGGGGACTGCTTCTGCCTATAAGAAAGGAATTCGATGAATACATAAACCTGAGACCGATAAAGTTGTTGAAGGGCATACAGGGCCCCCTGAGAAAAGGCCCTGAGGATATAGATTTCGTTGTCGTCAGGGAAAACGTTGAAGGGGAGTACTCCGGAGTTGGAGGTCTGGCGTATCAGGGAACTGCATCCGAAATCGCGTTGCAAACCAATGTATTTACGCGTTTTGGAACGGAACGAGTTATGAGATATGCCTTCGAACTGGCAAGAAAGAGAAAGAAAAAACTTATATCCGCCACAAAATCTAACGCTTTGAATTACAGCATGGTCTTCTGGGACAGGGTTTTCAACGAAGTTGCCAAAGATTACCAAGACGTTCAAACACAGGTTATGCACGTTGATGCTTTGTCTGGATACTTCATTTTGCATCCTGAAAGGATAGATGTGGTCGTTGCATCAAATCTTTTCGGGGATATTCTAACGGATCTAGGATCCGCAATGCAGGGAAGCATCGGTATAGCACCCGGTGCCAACATCAATCCAGAGAGAAAGTATCCTTCCATGTTTGAGCCCGTTCATGGTTCCGCACCAGATGTTGCTGGCAAGGGAATAGCAAATCCTATCGGAGCCATATGGGCCGCTTCCATGATGCTTGACTTTTTGGGAGTACCTGAAGCTGCCAAATTGATATTCGATGCTATGGAAGCAGTTACAGAGGAAGGAAAATACCTGACCGTAGATCTGGGCGGAAATTCAACTACCCAGGAAGTAGGAGAGGCCATAAGAAATAAAATGAGAGAACTCGTGTGA
- a CDS encoding transketolase: protein MLTEKEIRELEKFALEIRIQTLKELGYLGFGHIGGAMSIVELLAVLYGKEMRYDPKNPKWDGRDWFILSKGHAGPALYATLALKGFFSIDLLKTLNQGGTNLPSHCDRNKTPGIDMSTGSLGQGISMGIGVALGFKMDGKSNYVYVVLGDGECQEGQVWEAALYGGNAKLDNLIVFVDYNKQQLDGYIDDINPLGDLREKWEVFGWHSQEVDGHNVAEIYDAIQKAKKTKGKSSVIILHTIKGKGCSFAEGIELNHHMKFTEEQIEQAIKPLEEELRRKERDLA, encoded by the coding sequence ATGCTGACAGAAAAAGAAATCAGGGAACTCGAGAAGTTTGCTCTTGAAATTCGGATACAAACATTAAAAGAATTAGGATATCTCGGTTTTGGGCATATCGGTGGTGCCATGTCAATCGTTGAGCTTCTGGCCGTTCTCTATGGGAAGGAAATGAGATACGACCCAAAAAACCCAAAATGGGACGGTCGGGATTGGTTCATTCTTTCTAAAGGACATGCAGGGCCGGCACTTTACGCAACGCTCGCTTTGAAAGGGTTCTTTTCTATTGATCTACTGAAAACGCTGAATCAGGGCGGGACGAACCTTCCAAGTCACTGTGACAGAAACAAAACACCCGGTATAGACATGAGCACAGGCTCTCTAGGTCAGGGAATCTCCATGGGAATCGGTGTTGCTCTGGGTTTTAAGATGGACGGTAAAAGCAATTACGTTTATGTCGTTCTTGGAGATGGAGAATGCCAGGAAGGACAGGTTTGGGAAGCGGCGCTTTACGGTGGAAATGCCAAACTTGACAACCTTATAGTTTTCGTTGATTACAACAAGCAGCAGCTCGATGGCTACATCGACGATATCAACCCATTGGGAGATCTTAGAGAGAAGTGGGAAGTATTCGGATGGCATAGTCAAGAAGTCGATGGCCACAACGTTGCAGAGATTTATGATGCCATCCAGAAGGCCAAGAAAACAAAAGGGAAAAGCTCTGTAATTATCCTTCATACAATAAAAGGAAAAGGCTGCAGTTTCGCCGAAGGTATTGAGTTGAACCATCATATGAAATTCACAGAAGAACAAATAGAACAAGCAATAAAGCCTCTTGAAGAAGAACTCCGCAGGAAAGAAAGGGATCTCGCATGA